A genomic segment from Odontesthes bonariensis isolate fOdoBon6 chromosome 8, fOdoBon6.hap1, whole genome shotgun sequence encodes:
- the klhdc10 gene encoding kelch domain-containing protein 10, translating into MSDADGVHSLDQLNRFERLTGRPPHGVTLAGHRFPPARSGHRCVADNTNLYVFGGYNPDYDESGGSENEDYPLFRELWRYHFATGCWQQIQTEGYMPTELASMSAVLHGNNLLVFGGTGIPFGENNGNDVHVCNVKYKRWSLLNCRGKKPNRIYGQAMVIINGFLYVFGGTTGYIYSTDLHRLDLTSREWIHLKPNNPPDDLPEERYRHEIAHDGQRIYILGGGTSWTSYPLDKIHAYNLETNSWEEITTKPHEKIGYPAPRRCHSCVQIHNDVFICGGYNGELILADLWKINLHTFQWSRLPAVMPEPAYFHCAAVTPAGCMYIHGGVVNIHENKRTGSLFKIWLIVPSLLELCWEKLLKAFPHLTSLPNMQLLNMGLTQELIERLK; encoded by the exons ATGTCGGACGCGGACGGTGTTCACAGTTTAGACCAGCTGAATAGATTCGAGAGACTGACAGGCAGGCCGCCGCACGGAGTGACGTTAGCAG GTCATCGATTTCCCCCCGCCCGCAGTGGACATCGCTGTGTCGCTGACAACACTAACCTTTATGTGTTTGGAGGTTACAACCCTGACTATGATGAGTCAGGAGGCTCAGAGAATGAAGACTATCCACTGTTCAGGGAGCTTTGGAGGTACCACTTTGCCACAGGCTGCTGGCAGCAGATCCAAACAGAAGGGTACATGCCAACGGAGCTGGCATCTATGTCAG ctgttttgcACGGAAACAACCTCCTGGTGTTTGGTGGCACTGGGATCCCTTTCGGTGAAAATAACGGCAACGATGTTCACGTTTGTAATGTGAAGTACAAGCGATGGTCACTGCTCAACTGTCGTGGGAAGAAGCCCAACAGAATCTATGGCCAG GCGATGGTCATTATAAACGGCTTCCTGTATGTTTTTGGAGGGACAACAGGTTACATTTACAGCACAGACTTGCACAGGCTGGACCTGACCTCCAGGGAATGGATTCACCTCAAGCCCAACAACCCCCCTGATGACCTTCCTGAGGAAAG ATATAGGCATGAAATAGCACATGACGGACAGAGGATCTACATTCTGGGAGGAGGAACATCTTGGACTTCTTATCCTCTGGATAAG ATACACGCCTACAATCTGGAAACCAATTCTTGGGAGGAGATTACAACAAAACCTCATGAAAAAATAG GGTATCCTGCTCCTCGACGGTGCCATAGCTGTGTGCAAATACATAACG ATGTATTTATCTGCGGAGGCTACAACGGCGAACTGATATTGGCGGATTTGTGGAAGATCAACCTGCACACTTTCCAGTGGAGCAGACTACCAGCAGTGATGCCTGAGCCAGCCTACTTTCACTGTGCTGCTGTTACCCCA GCTGGCTGCATGTACATCCACGGTGGAGTTGTGAACATTCATGAGAACAAGAGAACTGGTTCACTGTTCAAGATTTGGCTTATTGTGCCCAGCCTGTTGGAGCTATGCTGGGAGAAGCTCCTCAAGGCCTTTCCGCACCTGACTTCTCTCCCCAACATGCAGCTGCTAAACATGGGGCTCACGCAGGAGCTCATTGAACGACTGAAATAA
- the cax1 gene encoding cation/H+ exchanger protein 1, whose amino-acid sequence MSHTLAAGDAESLRKRSVVDSENCFDPEQHHQFPRLQSQSERLCVGPQHPELGAVTPPSSDASAHHFCHYTPKCFLAVHRGAHGSSSRSTSSRCGEEGWHEGTSKTTIRVENEVEAHREANNYKFGFRKWKGNVTERPIEDRSEIIKELYTDLSVVKPQEGSVITIGNIVYVLLFGWWISLIYIIICPLMFLTIFGAPYGKICLKLAWYFIWPFGKSIGKARDVISRSAVKPTNCDIIPQERDSEDPVGDKDCAPLLLSSTLPTELPVPTLPPRKNSNHWCRFSTYIWLVLGFPVLAVVHSLACVLSWLPVFTIPVAKMNSRILTTVLLMAPENVQIHKVEKTQVCDTRVILCCYQAFNVYYYKFTVQGINIFALNLLPLVFVTLIIGYTDREHNHFSAESMFAIALTSIIPLSYYIGMGIASISAQSNFAVGAVVNATFGSITEMTFYITALLRGHRADTKCYEEIVKSALTGTLLGCILFIPGICMTIGGIKHSEQHFNSRSAGVSSSLLFISVGGVFAPTLFSKTFGNLVCESCSNIPGNGSVPFICRDCHYDTTQTDPHLILSRIEPLVYTISVLLPASYLIGLIFTLKTHSHIYDIHISDCHRGHVHGQYTHEGTSTCNPTGEVTTDRLPRTNVCINASIIAQSHVAAGHHVVHWSRWRALAVLIVATVLMACCADLCTENIEPILTHSSISQYFIGVTVLAMVPELPEIVNGIQFALQNNISLSLEVGSCIAVQVCMIQIPLLILFNAFYDVGFVLVFSDIHLWASIFSVILVNYIFMDGKCDYFQGTALVVVYLILLAVYFFAPSPRSC is encoded by the exons ATGTCCCATACACTGGCAGCGGGAGATGCAGAGAGTTTGCGCAAAAGATCAGTGGTTGATTCTG AGAACTGTTTTGATCCTGAGCAGCATCACCAGTTTCCAAGGCTACAGAGCCAGTCTGAAAGGCTGTGTGTCGGGCCCCAGCATCCAGAGCTAGGCGCAGTGACGCCACCGTCCTCGGATGCCTCTGCACACCATTTCTGCCACTACACCCCAAAATGTTTCCTTGCTGTCCACAGAG GAGCACATGGCTCTTCATCCCGGTCCACTTCATCAAGGTGTGGAGAGGAGGGATGGCATGAGGGCACCTCAAAGACCACAATCAGAGTTGAGAACGAGGTGGAAGCACACAGGGAGGCCAACAACTACAAG tttggcttcaggaagtgGAAGGGCAACGTAACCGAGAGACCAATTGAAGACAGATCAGAGATCATAAAAGAACTGTACACTGACCTTAGTGTTGTTAAGCCTCAAGAAG GTTCAGTTATCACCATCGGGAACATAGTTTATGTATTATTATTTGGATGGTGGATCTCATTGATCTACATCATTATTTGTCCTTTGATGTTTCTAACCATTTTCGGGGCCCCTTATG GAAAGATTTGTTTAAAGCTGGCTTGGTACTTTATCTGGCCATTTGGGAAGTCAATAGGGAAG GCTCGTGATGTCATCAGTAGATCCGCTGTGAAGCCGACAAACTGTGACATCATACCTCAAGAGAGGGACAGTGAGGATCCTGTCGGGGATAAGGACTGTGCACCCCTCCTGTTGTCTTCCACTCTCCCCACTGAGTTACCTGTCCCAACTCTACCACCCAGAAAAAACTCAAATCACTGG TGTCGATTTAGCACTTACATTTGGCTGGTACTGGGTTTTCCTGTCCTGGCTGTGGTCCACTCCCTTGCATGCGTGCTCTCATGGCTGCCAGTCTTCACCATCCCGGTGGCAAAAATGAACAGTCGCATCCTCACTACTGTCCTCCTCATGGCACCAGAGAACGTTCAGATCCACAAAGTGGAAAAA ACTCAAGTGTGTGACACCAGAGTCATCTTGTGCTGTTACCAAGCTTTCAATGTGTATTACTACAAATTCACTGTCCAAGGAATCAACATCTTTGCTCTCA ACCTGCTACCCTTGGTATTTGTCACTTTAATTATAGGCTATACTGACCGTGAGCATAATCACTTCAGTGCAGAGAGCATGTTTGCCATTGCGCTCACCTCCATTATTCCCCTGTCCTACTACATTGGCATGGGAATAGCCAG TATTTCAGCACAGAGCAACTTTGCAGTGGGTGCGGTGGTGAATGCGACCTTTGGCTCCATCACAGAGATGACATTCTACATCACGGCGTTGCTGCGGGGGCATCGCGCTGACACCAAATGTTATGAAGAGATTGTCAAATCTGCTCTTACTGGGACCCTGCTGGGGTGTATACTGTTCATACCT GGTATTTGTATGACAATTGGGGGTATTAAACACAGCGAGCAGCATTTTAACAGTCGCTCAGCCGGAGTGAGCTCGTCTTTGCTTTTCATCTCTGTTGGAG GCGTGTTTGCACCCACTCTCTTCTCAAAGACGTTTGGTAATCTGGTGTGTGAAAGCTGCTCTAATATTCCCGGCAATGGTAGTGTGCCCTTCATCTGCAGGGACTGTCACTACGACACG ACTCAAACTGACCCACATCTGATTCTGTCTCGTATTGA GCCTTTAGTGTACACTATTTCTGTCCTGCTGCCTGCTTCGTACCTGATCGGCCTCATCTTCACCCTGAAGACCCATTCCCACATCTATGATATCCATATCAGTgattgccacagaggccatgtGCACGGGCAGTACACACATGAAGGTACCAGCACCTGCAACCCCACTGGTGAGGTCACCACTGACCGTCTACCACGCACCAACGTGTGTATTAATGCCAGCATTATTGCCCAAAGCCACGTTGCAGCAG GTCATCATGTTGTACACTGGTCCCGCTGGAGGGCTCTTGCAGTGCTGATTGTTGCCACAGTGCTGATGGCGTGCTGTGCTGACCTTTGCACTGAGAACATCGAGCCCATACTGACCCATTCCTCCATTTCTCAG TACTTCATAGGTGTCACAGTGTTGGCCATGGTGCCAGAGCTTCCTGAGATTGTTAATGGGATCCAGTTTGCACTGCAAAATAATATCAGCCTGAG CCTTGAAGTGGGCAGCTGCATTGCTGTGCAGGTCTGCATGATTCAGATTCCTCTGCTCATCCTCTTCAATGCATTCTAT gATGTTGGTTTTGTACTTGTGTTCAGTGATATTCATCTCTGGGCCAGCATCTTTAGTGTCATTCTGGTCAACTACATCTTCATGGATGGAAAATGTGACTACTTTCAGG GCACAGCCCTCGTGGTGGTTTACCTTATACTTTTGGCTGTTTATTTCTTTGCTCCCTCTCCACGCTCATGTTAA